The Desulfuromonas sp. genome includes a region encoding these proteins:
- the pyrE gene encoding orotate phosphoribosyltransferase encodes MAIVRELSYEEREVTLASGRKSNFYFDGKQTTLHARGGLLVGKAFWDEVKQFAGPIDGVGGLTLGADPIATATSIAACLEGHATAAFIIRKEPKGHGTGQWLEGRKNLPPGSRVVIVEDVTTTGGSSIKAVERAREEGLEVVGIVTLVDREEGARENIEGQGIALRAVFTRTEVVGG; translated from the coding sequence ATCGCGATTGTTCGCGAGCTGTCCTACGAGGAGCGGGAGGTGACCCTCGCCTCGGGCCGCAAGAGCAACTTCTACTTCGACGGCAAGCAGACGACGCTGCACGCCCGCGGCGGCCTCCTCGTCGGCAAGGCCTTCTGGGACGAGGTGAAACAGTTCGCAGGTCCCATCGACGGCGTCGGCGGCCTGACCCTCGGCGCCGACCCCATCGCCACCGCCACCAGCATCGCCGCCTGCCTCGAGGGACATGCGACGGCTGCCTTCATCATCCGCAAGGAGCCCAAGGGGCACGGCACCGGGCAGTGGCTCGAGGGGCGCAAGAACCTTCCCCCCGGCAGCCGGGTCGTTATCGTCGAAGACGTCACCACGACCGGCGGCTCGTCCATCAAGGCGGTCGAGCGGGCCCGCGAGGAAGGGCTCGAGGTGGTCGGCATCGTCACCCTCGTCGACCGCGAGGAGGGGGCGAGGGAGAACATCGAAGGGCAGGGGATCGCCCTGCGTGCCGTCTTTACCCGGACCGAGGTGGTGGGCGGATAG
- a CDS encoding KamA family radical SAM protein, translating into MITSKKSDLGGTEEALTGGEPCEWQRELQHNVTTVEGLEEYLPLTPAERRDLEQVTAAHPMNIPRYYLELIDPGDPHDPVRKMAVPATEELIVAGDMGATTGDPYGDDKHDKGNGILHKYPYTALVVTTEYCSMYCRHCFRKRMVGLPNDQTVKSFRQAASYIAAHPEIKNVVMSGGDPLLLPTSALKSMLSELRGIKHLNYVRIGSRAPVVFPMRFFDDELIELLADFNREKPLYLPTHFNHPREITPTAREAVRRLRSAGVTVNNQAVLLRGVNDAADTLAELMDGLLRIGVNPYYLYQCMPVTRVRHHFQVPLKEGVDLVDAARAKMDGYAKRFKFIIGHDIGKLEICGRIDDKLILKQLHARPGHQDESSRMLVRRLTDNGGWLDDLPECSLSS; encoded by the coding sequence GAACTGCAGCACAACGTCACCACGGTGGAAGGGCTCGAGGAATACCTCCCGCTGACCCCGGCAGAGCGCCGCGACCTGGAACAGGTCACGGCCGCCCACCCGATGAACATCCCCCGCTACTACCTGGAGCTGATCGATCCCGGGGATCCGCACGACCCGGTACGCAAGATGGCGGTACCGGCCACCGAGGAACTGATCGTGGCCGGCGACATGGGAGCCACGACCGGCGACCCCTATGGCGACGACAAGCACGACAAGGGCAACGGCATCCTGCACAAATACCCCTACACCGCGCTGGTGGTGACGACCGAATACTGCTCCATGTACTGCCGTCACTGCTTCCGCAAGCGCATGGTCGGCCTGCCCAACGATCAGACGGTGAAGAGCTTTCGCCAGGCCGCAAGCTACATCGCAGCGCACCCCGAGATTAAAAACGTGGTCATGTCGGGCGGCGACCCGCTGCTGCTGCCGACCAGCGCCCTGAAAAGCATGCTCTCGGAGCTGCGCGGCATAAAGCACCTCAACTACGTGCGCATCGGTTCGCGCGCCCCGGTGGTCTTTCCGATGCGCTTCTTCGATGACGAGTTGATCGAACTGCTCGCAGACTTCAACCGCGAAAAGCCCCTCTACCTGCCGACCCACTTCAACCACCCCAGAGAGATCACGCCGACCGCCCGAGAGGCGGTGCGGCGGTTGCGCAGCGCCGGGGTGACGGTCAACAACCAGGCGGTTCTGCTGCGCGGGGTCAACGACGCGGCGGATACCCTGGCCGAACTGATGGACGGGCTGCTGCGGATCGGCGTCAACCCCTACTACCTTTACCAGTGCATGCCCGTCACCCGCGTTCGTCACCACTTCCAGGTACCGCTCAAGGAGGGGGTCGACCTCGTCGATGCCGCACGCGCCAAAATGGACGGCTACGCAAAGCGCTTCAAGTTCATCATCGGCCACGACATCGGCAAGCTCGAGATCTGCGGGCGCATCGACGACAAACTGATCCTCAAGCAGCTGCATGCCCGCCCTGGGCACCAGGACGAATCATCCCGCATGCTGGTGCGCAGGCTGACGGACAACGGCGGCTGGCTTGACGACCTGCCTGAGTGCTCACTCTCCTCCTGA
- the purF gene encoding amidophosphoribosyltransferase — MFDKFNDECGVFGIFGHPEAANLSYLGLYALQHRGQESCGIVASDGVRLRAHKGMGIVADVFKRDSIFESLPGKSAIGHVRYSTAGGNDFNNCQPIMVDYQRGSIAVAHNGNLVNAREVRNELEHRGSIFSTVADTEVLIHLLARAESDSLSARIAEALQRVKGAYSLVFLTETRMVAVRDPNGFRPLVLGKLDGAYIVASETCALDLIEAEFIREIEPGEMVVVNKRGLKSYRPFQEVRPTPCIFEHIYFARPDSIIFGKQVYGVRKDFGRMLAREHPVDADVVIPIPDSGVPAAIGYAEESGIPFQLGLIRNHYVGRTFIEPQQSIRHFGVKIKLNPVREVIQGKRVVVIDDSIVRGTTARKIIKMIRNAGAKEVHVRISSPPTSYPCFYGIDTPTRKELISSSHSIEEINRYVTSDSLGYLSLKGMGDAAGASAGSDKVFCDACFSGKYPVKFPRLKDDSQLGLF, encoded by the coding sequence ATGTTTGACAAGTTCAACGATGAGTGCGGCGTATTCGGCATCTTCGGCCACCCCGAGGCGGCCAACCTGTCCTATCTCGGGCTTTACGCCCTCCAGCACCGCGGCCAGGAGAGCTGCGGGATTGTCGCCTCCGACGGGGTCCGGCTGCGGGCCCACAAGGGGATGGGCATCGTCGCCGACGTTTTCAAGCGCGATTCCATCTTCGAGAGTCTTCCCGGCAAAAGCGCCATCGGCCACGTTCGTTATTCCACCGCCGGCGGCAACGATTTCAATAACTGCCAGCCGATCATGGTCGATTACCAGCGCGGCAGCATTGCGGTGGCTCACAACGGCAACCTGGTCAACGCCCGGGAAGTGCGCAACGAGCTTGAGCACAGGGGCTCCATCTTCTCTACCGTCGCCGACACAGAGGTCCTGATCCACCTTCTGGCGCGGGCCGAGAGCGACTCCCTCTCCGCGCGCATCGCCGAGGCCCTGCAGCGGGTCAAGGGCGCCTACAGCCTCGTTTTTCTCACCGAGACCCGGATGGTCGCGGTGCGCGATCCCAACGGCTTCCGCCCCCTCGTCCTCGGCAAGCTCGACGGCGCTTACATCGTCGCCTCTGAGACCTGCGCCCTCGACCTCATCGAGGCCGAGTTTATCCGGGAGATCGAGCCGGGGGAGATGGTCGTAGTCAACAAGCGGGGGCTGAAGTCGTACCGCCCCTTTCAGGAAGTCCGGCCGACCCCCTGCATTTTCGAGCACATCTACTTCGCCCGCCCTGACAGCATCATTTTCGGTAAGCAGGTCTACGGGGTGCGCAAGGATTTCGGGCGGATGCTCGCCCGCGAGCATCCCGTCGACGCCGACGTGGTGATCCCGATCCCCGATTCGGGGGTGCCGGCGGCGATCGGCTATGCCGAGGAGTCGGGCATCCCCTTCCAGCTCGGTCTGATCCGCAACCACTACGTGGGCCGCACCTTTATCGAGCCCCAGCAGTCGATCCGCCACTTCGGGGTCAAGATCAAGCTCAACCCGGTGCGTGAGGTGATCCAGGGCAAGCGCGTGGTCGTCATCGACGACTCCATCGTGCGCGGCACCACGGCGCGCAAGATCATCAAGATGATCCGCAACGCGGGCGCCAAGGAGGTTCATGTGCGCATCTCCAGCCCGCCGACCAGCTACCCCTGCTTCTACGGCATCGACACCCCCACGCGCAAGGAGCTGATCTCCTCCTCCCATTCCATCGAGGAGATCAACCGCTACGTCACCTCAGACAGCCTCGGCTATCTCTCCCTGAAGGGGATGGGAGACGCCGCCGGCGCCAGTGCCGGCAGCGACAAGGTCTTCTGCGACGCCTGCTTCAGCGGCAAGTACCCGGTCAAGTTCCCGCGCCTCAAGGACGACAGCCAGTTGGGGCTGTTTTGA
- a CDS encoding phosphoribosylformylglycinamidine synthase subunit PurQ — MSKQVRAIVIAGNGTNCEREVAHACRIAGADVADIVHIAELLAGRARLDDYHFLNLAGGFLDGDDLGSAKAGANRLLNAPVKGGGHLIDQVRRFIEAGKLVMGVCNGFQLMVKMGLLPALDGDYRRQSATLTFNDGGRFEDRWTYLKADSASPCIYTRGLEGIYLPVRHGEGKFVAESPQALERIETGHLAPLKYSDPGYEGPTMEYPFNPNGSQNAIAGVCDESGRLFGLMPHPEAYVHRTHHPRWTREEDLPEEGMGLWLYQNAVRFIREELL; from the coding sequence ATGTCCAAGCAAGTTCGAGCAATCGTCATCGCCGGCAACGGCACCAACTGCGAGCGCGAGGTGGCCCACGCCTGCCGAATCGCGGGCGCCGACGTCGCCGATATTGTCCATATCGCCGAGTTGCTGGCCGGCCGGGCCCGTCTCGACGACTATCACTTCCTCAACCTGGCCGGCGGTTTTCTCGACGGCGACGACCTGGGCAGTGCCAAGGCCGGGGCCAACCGGCTGCTCAACGCCCCGGTGAAGGGGGGAGGGCACCTGATCGACCAGGTGCGCCGCTTCATCGAGGCCGGCAAGCTCGTTATGGGGGTCTGCAACGGATTCCAGTTGATGGTCAAGATGGGGCTGCTTCCGGCTCTCGACGGCGACTACCGGCGCCAGAGCGCGACCCTGACCTTCAACGACGGGGGCCGCTTCGAAGACCGCTGGACTTACCTCAAGGCCGATTCTGCATCGCCCTGCATCTACACCCGCGGCCTGGAGGGGATCTACCTTCCGGTGCGTCACGGCGAGGGCAAGTTCGTGGCCGAATCCCCCCAGGCCCTCGAGAGGATCGAGACCGGGCACCTGGCTCCCCTCAAGTACTCCGATCCCGGGTACGAAGGGCCGACCATGGAATACCCCTTCAATCCCAACGGCTCGCAGAACGCCATCGCCGGGGTCTGCGACGAGAGCGGCCGCCTGTTCGGACTCATGCCTCACCCCGAGGCGTACGTTCACCGCACCCACCACCCCCGCTGGACCCGGGAGGAGGACCTGCCCGAGGAGGGGATGGGACTGTGGCTCTACCAGAACGCGGTGCGTTTTATCCGCGAGGAACTTCTTTAA